In Triticum urartu cultivar G1812 unplaced genomic scaffold, Tu2.1 TuUngrouped_contig_2869, whole genome shotgun sequence, the sequence TTTGGATTCTGACATGTAAAAAGTAAGCACTTGCCTTTTTTTTGGTTGTGATTAGACATGCGATCTGGTGTGCGGTGTGGATGGAAGTAATTCAAATTTAAAGTGTCCTTTACTTAAGGACATATATAAAATAACGTTGTACGACGGTCTCCCGTATTTGTGTTCACGGACTGGTCTCTTTTCAGCGGGCAGATGGGGGAGAAAATTTGGCTGGTGAACCTGAGAACATGCAAGAGAAATGCCTCTGTGGAACCACCAGGTTCGGAGCCGCCGGAAGTGAGCCCTCTCCACTTGGCTGCTCACGAGAGGAATGGGAAAAGGTAAGGAAGGTTTAGGGTTTAGCAGCCTGCCACCCTGTTTCTTCGTTATCACTTTCCAAAGCACGTGTTTGCCAACCTAGCAAGGGACCGCAGCTTTGACCTAACTTTGACCCATGCATGAGCATGCATGCATGTGCGGGTCTACGCGAGTCGTCGCACTGGTAGAAAACGAGGCTTCCATACGCCCCCATTAGTCCCCAAAACAATCGAACCGCGACCAAAGGGGTCTTTAGTCGCGGTTCGGGAGAAGACCCGCGACCAACTACCTGGGCCCAGCGCGCTCGGTCGACAGCTGGCGGACGGGAggggctttagtcccggttggcgtggccaaccgggactaaaggtcccagaAGGCCTTTAGTCGCGGTTGGCCAggccaaccgggactaaagcccatCCAGCTGGCGGACGGGAggggctttagtcccggttggccTGGCCAACCGCGACTAAAGGCCCATCCCTATATATACTCAGCTCACTTCACTTCACTCGGCTCACTTCACAATTTTCAGAAGGTGGTGGTGGGGTGGTGGTGGGTTTGCTTTTGGTttctcctatgcacacaaggtgtttgatgaaatgcccGAGAGCCTGAAACAAGCCACACTTGAGCTTTCTCATTTATTTTTCCTCCGCGATCGCGGTTAGCAACTCGAACCTTTCATGTGTCATTGATAAAATACGCATGTGTGTAGTTCATTGTTTAATTTGTATTATTTCTAGCTAGTTAGTTTAACAAATGCATGATGGTTAATTATATACTTTATATAATAATAATGCAGATGAatcggcaatggatgtacggttcCCGACTCTCCGGCGAGTTCACTACGGGTTTGAAAGATTTCCTCGTAGTGGCAAATGCGAACAAGCAGCAAGGTTTTATTATCTGTCCATGTGCTGTCTGTAAGAATGAGAAGGGTTACTCCTCCTCAAGAAGAGTTCACATGGACCTGCTTAAGCATGGTTTCATGCCAAGCTATTATtgttggaccaagcatggagaaagaggggttagaatggaagaagatgaagaagggGATGATATCGATGACAACTATCGTGATCTTTTCGGTGATACTTTCATGGAGGATGATGCTGAAGGTGTGGAAGGGTTAGGTGAAGGTGAAGAAGAGGCACATGATGAGCCCGCTGATGATCTTGGTCGGACCATTGCTGATGCACGGAGACGCTGCGAAACTGACAAGGAGAGGGAGAATTtggatcgcatgttagaggatcacaaaaagtCGTTGTATCCAGGATGCGATAATAGTCTGAAAAAGCTGGGCTGCACACTGGATTTGCTAAAATGGAAGGCACAGGAAGGTGTAGGTGACTCATCATTTGAAAATTtgctgaaaatattgaagaataTGTTGCCGAAGAATAATGAGTTGCCCGccagtacgtacgaagcaaagaaggttgtctgccctctaggttTAGAGGTttagaagatacatgcatgcattaatgactgcatcctctaccgcggtgaatACGAGGTTTGAATGAATGCCCTGTATGCACTGCATTGCGTTATAAGATCAGAGGCGATGACCCTGGTGACGATGTTGAGGGCGAGAaacccaggaagagggttcccgccaaggtgatgtggtatgctcctataataccacgggtGAAACGTCTGTTCATGAATGAAAAGCATGCCAAGTTGTTGCGATGGCACAAAGAGGACCGTTTGTCCGACGGGCAGTCGAGACACACCGCTGATGGAACGCAATGGAGAAAGATCGACAGAGTTTTCAAAGATTTTGCAGCTGACGCAAGGAACTTAAGATTTGGTCTAAATACTGATGGCATTAACCCTTTTGGCGAGCAGAGCtccaaccatagcacctggcccgtgactctatgcatctacaaccttcctccttggttgtgcatgaagcggaagttcattacgGCACAATCGTAAGCAAGCAGGGACGTACAAGGGAAGAATTGATGTGTAATAATTTATTGTACCAAACTTTGTATTTGGTCGATGAACTGAATGATGTATCAAACCTTTTGTCAAACCTTCAAGGGATTTTAAAATGAATTAGTtttatttttctgatttttttgatatataattgtatttttaaGATTTTAAAATGTCAGAAGATTttaaaaaaggaaaaaggaagaaaggaagaaaaaaaagaagaaaaacaagaaaaaggaagaaacgaacagaagaaaaaaacagaagaaaaaaggaagaaaaaaacagaagaaaaacaaGAATTTAAAATGAATTAGTtttatttttctgatttttttgatatataattgtatttttaaGATTTTAAAATGTCAGAAGATTttaaaaaaggaaaaaggaagaaaggaagaaaaaaaagaagaaaaacaagaaaaaggaagaaacaaacagaagaaaaaaacagaagaaaaaaggaagaaaaaaacagaagaaaaacaaGAATTTAAAATGAATTAGTTttattttatgatt encodes:
- the LOC125527088 gene encoding uncharacterized protein LOC125527088 — translated: MNRQWMYGSRLSGEFTTGLKDFLVVANANKQQGFIICPCAVCKNEKGYSSSRRVHMDLLKHGFMPSYYCWTKHGERGVRMEEDEEGDDIDDNYRDLFGDTFMEDDAEGVEGLGEGEEEAHDEPADDLGRTIADARRRCETDKERENLDRMLEDHKKSLYPGCDNSLKKLGCTLDLLKWKAQEGVGDSSFENLLKILKNMLPKNNELPASTYEAKKVVCPLGLEV